The genomic interval TGCCGGATTTGTGCCCGCGTGGTCGGCGGTAGTTATTGGAATTGTTTCTGGAGTCGCAGCCAATCTCGGAATCGGAATCAAGGGTGTTGTATACATCGACGACGGTCTAGACGTGTTTGCGCTCCATGGAATTGGAGGCTTTACAGGCTCAGTCATGACCGCCTTTTTTGCGTCCGACTGGGTCACAAAAACAGACGGAGTCACCGTAATCCAGGGCGGATGGGTCAACGGACATTACGTCCAGCTGGGCTACCAATTGGCCTCGGCATGTGCTACCATTGGCTGGTCCTTTGCCATCACCTACCTCATTCTCATCACCATGGACTTGATCCCGTTTCTGACCCTGAGAATGGACGCAGTGGATGAACAACTAGGCACCGACGTGACCCAACTGAGCAACGAGTGTCCTGAGCAGTGGGAGGAGTTGACCCTCTATCTCAGACCGTGGCTGGAgaatgtggagaaggagaaacaGGAAAGAATGGCCCAGGAGGCCATGCACCAGGTGGTATGATCAGGAGAGTATTTATTTATGACCAAGAGACGTGAATCTAACGtcaagtaccagtacaagtagagatACGAGAGTGGTGTTGTAAAGTGCAAGTAGTTGTACAATCACAAGGACCTACATCCTTGAAAAACTGTACAAAACAAATAGCAGGTGCAATAGAATCAAAGATTCAATGTGCACCTCTCGTTCCGCAGTCTCCTTCTTATGATTGACGTTTATCTCTCAATCCATCATCAAGCCACAGCATACAAAACCCATTCAGATGACATAACCCAACACTTCccagaaacaacaaacCGCGAAATAAAAGCACAGCAAGTaatgtacaatacaagcacttggccttgtcctTGCAATAACTTCCACAAATCATCTCACTCGGACTAGTACCATGAAGTTATGTGGTGCatcatgtacttgtaaacaCTCTGCCTGCGTCGCACAGTCAACACTCAGAATAACAGAACCGCCAACTAACCTGTCCTTCCATCCATCCCTCGCAATACCCAACCGCATGTAAATAGACACCTCAATACTTGAGGTGCTCATCAACCAACGGTTACGCATCACTACTGTTGTTGTGTGAGCTCCACCGACGCAGCGAGTGCAACTGTCGTGGAAACTCCTTGTCGCTACTGTGCTTGTGCATTCTTCCTCCGCTACTGCGCACGAGCGCTCAAACCCGCACGCATCCCTCACTCCTCCACTACAGCAAGTCGCAGTCACGCAACTCCTATGCTAGCTAGTGTTTCCACCGTCACAGCTAGACTTCTGCTTGCGGAAAGCAGTAATCAAGATAGGGATAGGCCAACACCCGGTAAATACGCGCGGTACTCTTTCGCGGTAACATTCTCATCAGAAAAGATGTCAATAGTGTACATATGTAGATGCGGCTGGTTGCATAAAGCCATCCGCCAGAGATCGACCTTTCGTTTTGCTTTCGAGTCTTGCCTCTCGACAAGAACTCTTGGCTGGCGTTTCGGCCAACAATTTATTCTCCCCCGGTTCCCATGCTGTGTTCCGGCACCTTAGTGTCCGGgaacttctcctccaatcAGCTGCTCTGCCAGGTCGTTGGCCAGCCGAGTTCGCTGCTCGTCGCTGAGATTGGAATTTCGGGCAATTTTCAGCTTATCAAAGATGTTCTGAAAGTTGTCTAGGTCGTCGTTGAGCAAGCCCTTGAGCATGTCTGAGTCCGCTGGTGACAGCGACAACGACCGGGCGTCAAAGGACGACGCGTGTAACGACGGCGATGACCGGGCCATTAGTGTAGGCGACGTGAGAATAGGATCAGGCACAGGcgtctccttggcctcatCCTGGGTCTCCCATCCGAGCACCTCGATGGCTTCCTGTAGACGGTCATAACCTGTAGTCTCGCCCTGCTCCGACACCAAGTGGCTGATGTATTCAAAGCCATAGTCGAAGCAGACGGCGTCGAGCTGGGCGGCGAGCTCGGGGCTGACATGGCCCTTTTGCAGGCATATCAACGACCCGTCCCAGTTGTCGTTGTCCAGCATGCCcacgagctgctcgaggaCCTTGAGCTGGGGTTCAAGATGGGCCGCGTCGGAGCCGTGGCGCAGCGTGAAGACGACGGCCTTGATGGAGTCTCggacctccttggcctcgttgCTGCAGAAGGACTCCGTCCATTCCGGCAGCGACACTAGTCCTTCGATTCGGTCTGCGGAGAGCTGGGTCGAGTCACCTTCCAACAAAAACTCGTCCACCCAGACCCCGACGCGGGCCTCGTAGTACTTGTTTTTGATGTGGTACTCTTCGATAATGCCGGCGTGGGATCCTGTCACCGGCGACACGGTGCCCATGAGTTCCTTGAGCATGGTCAGCTTGCCACTTCCAGGAGGGCCGACAACGAGGATCTTGTTTCgcattgtgtgtgtgtgtgtgtgtgtgtgtgtggcGAGCGGTATAGACTACTGTATACTAAGTGTCGGTGAGGTGAGATGATCTGTGGATCAGTAACTGCGTATTGTCGGTAACTCGTGTCGGTAACTCGTGTCGATAACTTGTGTCGATAACTTGTGTCGATAGcttgtttgtgtcgatGACTCGTCTGTGGTAATAATTATTCCCGTCTGTCTATGCTGAACCAGTCGCTGCTGTCACTGGAGTTGGTGTATAATGTGGTGTGCAAGAAGTCAAGTTGGGACGCCTTGTTTGGAGCATTAATTAGAGTGTGTGAGTCAAACGAGACGCAATATCGCACTGTCTACACAAGGCGTGTTTGATAAGAGCCAGCGATAGGACGTCTCAAGGTGGGTGGGGTACGTCATGTGATCACAACTGGCACTACTGATGCCGTActgagtcacgtgagtagAGCAACGAAGAAGGAACCCCACCCTGAATCTCCCTTATCGCTTTGATTAGGTATATTAAGCATTCGATATTCCAAACCATCTCAAACACTCATCAACCGTGTCTTGGTTAGGCGGACATTTTAGTcttgctacagtatatacagtaactgctctattttatttttatgGCAAAAACATGGCAGTGAACATGAAGCAAAGTGACAAGAATGGGATAAAATGACCCAGAAACGAAGGAAAGATCATTATAAATGAGTTAAAGACACCGTCTACTGTCTACACCgcctactacaagtactatTGCTGGactcataacctgtacAAGTTAAACCCGGCTCGTTCTGTTGTACTTGAAATTATTGACAATAATCAACATTACTTAGCCTCACTACTTGGAAAATATATACCTCTAACAAATACACTCTCCAAACTGCTTCTCCACACTTTATGGCCGAATATTGCACATCTGAAACTTCTCAACCCACTCCCCCTTCCCTTAATGATTCCATCCAAAACTACCACCAAAGGAGATAATGACGCAGAAAAAACGGGAAtcatgtcacgtgaccacctcAATCCGATTCGTGCACTCTCTGCTCCGTATTTCTACCCAAAACATCCTGAAAAATACCACCCTCTTCCTCCCGGACACTTCCCTCACAACTTAAAACTCACGACACACATGCACGCAAGACGTAACCTGGCAGACAAGTTCACCGACATTGCATCTCCACAACACACCTGGACGGTCGCTAAACCCGCACAATTAGGCCGCAAAACGAGAATCCTGCGCCGTCGACGTCTACCCCgacatcacgtgaccatcCGCCACTCACAGAGGAATTGACTCAAACGCCTTATCTCCGAAATTGAGCCCCGTTAAAACACCTCACAATGTCCAACCCCTACAAGGCTGCGGCCGCGGCTCAAAACGACGCCTACGGGGCCAAGGCGGCCTCGGCCGATCCCTACGCCTCCGACCCCTACGCCTCCGACCCCTATGCCCAAGATCCGTACGCTTCGGAGCCTGCTACAGACCCCTACGCAAACAAGTCAGCGCCGGACCCTTatgccaacaacaacgccGCGGTAGCTGATCCATACTCCGCTCCGGCAGATCCTTACGGCAACTCTGCACCCGTATCGGACCCTTACGCTCAGGCAGCCGCTAACCAGGCCAAATCGTCCCACAGTGACCCTTACGCCTCTGCCGGAGGCGGTCCTCGAACACTCCAACAAGCCCCCACAATCACGTccaaaccaccaccacaagcACAAAAACCGCCCATGATGCGCTCAAACACAACTGTGCCGCGATCACCCAACGTCACCGCAGCTGACTTCCGGCCCCGAGGGTCTCCGCAGAGTGCCACCACCCCCTCTCACGGCCGATCGCTGTCAGGAGACATTATGGGAGCCAGCACTGCACCTCTCAACGTCAACAAGGCACCGGCTATTCCGTCGCCAAAGGCCTCGCGTCCCCCCCCGGCCACCACGCCCAGCAGATCGTCTACCATTACTTCGGGCACCCGGTCTGCTGCCACCACTCCGGGTAGAAGTGCCACCATGAAGATCCCCAATGTCTCCACACCCCCAGCTGTGCCTTCGCTCACCACAAAGCCACTGACGGTCACTAAGACAAAACCCAaagccaaggaggagccccAGGAACCGCCCCAGGACATGTCCCTGCACTTGCAGCAGCTCATGCTATCCACAGACAATGTGCAGAACAATTCCTTCTCCGAGGACTTTCTGGAGCAGCTAGTGCCGATTGTCAAGGATGCCATCAAGACCAAACGGACTGGAGAGCTGTTGGACCGTCTAGACGGCATCACACGTCTGCAGGACCGcaagctggagcagctgtgTGAGGGAGGACAGGGAGACTACTTGGTGAGCATGCCCAAACTGTCGCAGATCCGATCCGGAGCCGATCGGCAGCGGGGAGCTCTGCAGGACCTCAATTTCCGTTTGCAGCAATCAGGAGGACAACTGGTGACACGAAAGAAGCGGCTTCTGGAGGCTCGAACAGTGCGTGAAAACCTCGACACTGCCATCGAGACCGTCGAGTCGTGTCTAcaggttctggagctcaccaacaagaCTCACGATCTgatcaaggccaagaagcacTTTGCAGCCCTCAAATCTTTGGACGACTTGCAAAACGTGCATCTCAAGGAAGTTTCTGATTACGGATTTGCACGAATGATCAACGACTCGGTGCCACAGCTGACGAGCCTGGTGCAGGAGGATGTTGTCAACGACACCTTCAAGTGGCTTTCGTCTTTGCGATCCGTTTACCCTGCCATTGGTCAGGCAGCCTTCCAGGAGACGGAGCGTCTACGCCAGGAGTGGCGGGACGAGGTACACAGGAACCCTGAGCTGGCTCGCTACAAGTTTAACAGCCCGATCGAGCTCTCCTACCGATCATCCTCTTTCGATCCCATCGACAACCATTCTGTTCTTGTCGAGCTGGACCCTCTATACGAGTGTCTGCATATCCACCACACTCTGCGGAAGACGGACGTGTTTATCAAAAAATTTGATGAGTTCCGACGCTCCCACGTGCAAAACATTGTGCCTACGGTCGCCAGCATGTCCTCTGCGTCGGAAGACGGAGTTGCCGAGATTTTGCAGAATCTGGCAGGTTTTTGTATCCTCGACAGAACGATTTCGTCGCGAACCACCAAGGGTTTCCGTCCTCAATCCGATGTCGACGACCTGTGGATTTCTCTGTCGCAAAAGCTTATGGGCACTCTTGGCCACGAACTAGCTTCTGTCCAGGACCAAGCAGTGCTCGTCAATCTCAAGGCCCAGCTGGGTTTGTTTGTGCAGACCATGGAACAATACCGATTCGACACGGTCAATGTGGGCGACTTTCTGCTTCTGTCGTTCCGAAAGTTCTCCCAGTTTCTCATTTCTGGCTTTGACAAGGACTTCAACACCGGAATCATGGAGGacgacaccaacaagaTCACCATTCACGACGCTGATCGGTATGAGAAGATCACTCGAGCGTGCTGGTGGACTCCAGCGGATGACGAGGCAGCTGGAGGCAAACCCGGAGCTGCTACAGACGGCGTGTTCCCCAAGACCCTTCCCTTCTCGCCCATCTTGCCCCTTTGTTGTGCCAAGATTACGCATCTGATTCACCAGCACTATGCATTTCTGGACGAGTTCAATGTGTCTGAAGTTACCCAGACGGAGGACTACGTGCAGCAGGCCATGGATAGTCTGCTGAATGACATTATCTGCGACACGCTGCTGCATCGGCTTATGACCACGACCCGAGAGCAGATTGTGCAGATTCTGATCGACCTGCAGCAGTTTGAGCGGGTTATTCCGTTCATTGCCCAGAGCATTGTGGACGGTCGTCCGTCGCAACGAAAGTCGAAGATTACACtcaaggcccagaagaagttCCAGCAGGCGTccgccaaggccgagtcACGAATATTCgagcacgtgacccagACGGTGGACAACTTCATGGAGCTCGAGGACTACGATTGGTCGACCACAGTTTCGTCCGATGAACCTTCCTCATATCTGGACGAAATGGTCAACTTCCTTACGATCTTTTTCAACTCCACGCTCGCCGACCTACCCTTTGCCATCAAGAACTACGTCTACTTTGGCGCGTTTGACCATTTGGCTTCTTCGTTGTTGCAGATTCTGTTGAATGCGCCCCGGGGcctcatcaccaccgaggCCGTGCACAACTACAACGTGGACATTCAATACATGGAGCAGTTTGTGACGACGCTGCATTTGGACGGAGGCAACGCGTCGCTGTCGACCACCTTCATCGAGATCCGACAATGTCTGGATCTGCTCATGACCAACGAGCTGTCCAAGGAGTACAATAACCCGCAGATCCGAATGCGACGGTACGACCGAATCAAGCCTGAGGTCGCGCAGCAGCTCATGGATATGTCGCAGACCATGAAGCAACCCCAGAGCCCCCAGATTGGAGGCGGTACACAGCAGAAGCCGACTTCGCGGTTTATGCGAATGTACAGGAATGCGTCTGGTGCACATGAGCCTTGAGCATAGCAAGATGACAGCTTATGTACTACTGAACAAGACCACGATATATAGATTAACATGTATGATATGATTGAACATCTACTTCAGTGCAGTCAACAGCGTTGTTTTCATTCCACCCCACCACATTATCGTACTACCTACTCGCACCATACTCAGAcattacaagtatgtaTTGTATCGTAGAACGGTTCCAAAGTCTTCATATTTCGATTCTCTATAGAAGAG from Yarrowia lipolytica chromosome 1F, complete sequence carries:
- a CDS encoding uncharacterized protein (Compare to YALI0F12947g, weakly similar to uniprot|O13827 Schizosaccharomyces pombe Hypothetical protein C19A8.11c in chromosome I), which gives rise to MRNKILVVGPPGSGKLTMLKELMGTVSPVTGSHAGIIEEYHIKNKYYEARVGVWVDEFLLEGDSTQLSADRIEGLVSLPEWTESFCSNEAKEVRDSIKAVVFTLRHGSDAAHLEPQLKVLEQLVGMLDNDNWDGSLICLQKGHVSPELAAQLDAVCFDYGFEYISHLVSEQGETTGYDRLQEAIEVLGWETQDEAKETPVPDPILTSPTLMARSSPSLHASSFDARSLSLSPADSDMLKGLLNDDLDNFQNIFDKLKIARNSNLSDEQRTRLANDLAEQLIGGEVPGH
- a CDS encoding uncharacterized protein (Compare to YALI0F12969g, similar to Saccharomyces cerevisiae SEC15 (YGL233W); ancestral locus Anc_3.554, weakly similar to uniprot|P22224 Saccharomyces cerevisiae YGL233w SEC15 vesicular traffic control protein), whose translation is MSNPYKAAAAAQNDAYGAKAASADPYASDPYASDPYAQDPYASEPATDPYANKSAPDPYANNNAAVADPYSAPADPYGNSAPVSDPYAQAAANQAKSSHSDPYASAGGGPRTLQQAPTITSKPPPQAQKPPMMRSNTTVPRSPNVTAADFRPRGSPQSATTPSHGRSLSGDIMGASTAPLNVNKAPAIPSPKASRPPPATTPSRSSTITSGTRSAATTPGRSATMKIPNVSTPPAVPSLTTKPLTVTKTKPKAKEEPQEPPQDMSLHLQQLMLSTDNVQNNSFSEDFLEQLVPIVKDAIKTKRTGELLDRLDGITRLQDRKLEQLCEGGQGDYLVSMPKLSQIRSGADRQRGALQDLNFRLQQSGGQLVTRKKRLLEARTVRENLDTAIETVESCLQVLELTNKTHDLIKAKKHFAALKSLDDLQNVHLKEVSDYGFARMINDSVPQLTSLVQEDVVNDTFKWLSSLRSVYPAIGQAAFQETERLRQEWRDEVHRNPELARYKFNSPIELSYRSSSFDPIDNHSVLVELDPLYECLHIHHTLRKTDVFIKKFDEFRRSHVQNIVPTVASMSSASEDGVAEILQNLAGFCILDRTISSRTTKGFRPQSDVDDLWISLSQKLMGTLGHELASVQDQAVLVNLKAQLGLFVQTMEQYRFDTVNVGDFLLLSFRKFSQFLISGFDKDFNTGIMEDDTNKITIHDADRYEKITRACWWTPADDEAAGGKPGAATDGVFPKTLPFSPILPLCCAKITHLIHQHYAFLDEFNVSEVTQTEDYVQQAMDSLLNDIICDTLLHRLMTTTREQIVQILIDLQQFERVIPFIAQSIVDGRPSQRKSKITLKAQKKFQQASAKAESRIFEHVTQTVDNFMELEDYDWSTTVSSDEPSSYLDEMVNFLTIFFNSTLADLPFAIKNYVYFGAFDHLASSLLQILLNAPRGLITTEAVHNYNVDIQYMEQFVTTLHLDGGNASLSTTFIEIRQCLDLLMTNELSKEYNNPQIRMRRYDRIKPEVAQQLMDMSQTMKQPQSPQIGGGTQQKPTSRFMRMYRNASGAHEP